One Deltaproteobacteria bacterium DNA window includes the following coding sequences:
- a CDS encoding glycosyltransferase, whose protein sequence is MNISVIVPVLNEEKSIGATLAALTTLAPYEIIVVDGGSTDRTCQIVSRFAVTVISSERGRARQMNFGARQAHGEALLFLHADTRLPDSAFADIDSAFADPRYVGGRFDVELDGSHWLLPVVARLISFRSRMSKVGTGDQGLFVRREVFTRMGGFPDIPLMEDIAFCRALKKHGAVACLRSRVRTSARRWETDGLWRTIFRIWTLKLLYFAGVSPVRLKQFYADTR, encoded by the coding sequence ATGAATATTTCCGTCATCGTGCCGGTACTCAATGAAGAGAAGTCGATTGGCGCCACGCTTGCGGCGTTAACCACGCTGGCGCCGTATGAAATCATTGTCGTCGACGGCGGCAGTACGGATCGGACTTGTCAGATCGTTAGCCGATTTGCCGTGACCGTCATTTCATCGGAGCGCGGCCGGGCGCGGCAGATGAATTTCGGCGCGCGCCAAGCCCACGGCGAAGCGCTGCTGTTTTTGCACGCTGATACGCGTTTACCTGATTCTGCTTTTGCCGACATTGATTCCGCGTTCGCCGATCCGCGCTATGTCGGCGGTCGGTTCGATGTTGAGCTCGATGGCAGTCATTGGTTGTTGCCGGTGGTGGCGCGGCTGATAAGTTTTCGCTCGCGAATGTCTAAAGTCGGTACCGGCGACCAGGGGTTGTTCGTGCGCCGCGAAGTGTTTACGCGCATGGGCGGATTTCCCGACATTCCACTCATGGAAGATATCGCCTTTTGCCGCGCCCTGAAAAAACATGGCGCGGTGGCTTGCTTGCGCAGCCGGGTGCGCACTTCGGCGCGGCGCTGGGAGACGGACGGGTTGTGGCGGACGATCTTTCGCATCTGGACCTTGAAGCTGCTCTACTTTGCCGGCGTCTCGCCGGTGCGCTTGAAACAATTCTATGCCGACACTCGCTAA